In Mycobacterium sp. 050128, one genomic interval encodes:
- a CDS encoding prephenate dehydrogenase produces the protein MCVLGLGLIGGSVMRAGAAAGREVFGYNRSVEGARGALADGFAASTELAETLTRAADTGALIVLAVPMPALPAMLAHVSDFAPKCPLTDVTSVKAAVLDEVVAAGLQERFVGGHPMTGTESSGWAAGHAGLFTAAPWVLSVDDHVDPVVWWMVMTLALDCGAVVVPARSDEHDAAAAAISHLPHLLAEALAVTAAEVPLAFALAAGSFRDGTRVAGSAPDLVRAMCESNTAHLLTAVDRVMDLLSRARDSLDWDNSVAELVEAGHAARTRYDRFPRSDIFTVTIGADGWREELAAAGRAGGVIRSALPIRDSPR, from the coding sequence GTGTGTGTCCTCGGGTTGGGACTTATCGGCGGTTCGGTCATGCGCGCGGGTGCGGCGGCGGGCCGCGAAGTGTTCGGCTACAACCGTTCGGTAGAGGGGGCGCGCGGCGCACTCGCCGACGGCTTCGCCGCATCGACCGAGCTCGCCGAAACGTTGACGCGCGCCGCCGATACCGGCGCCCTGATCGTGCTGGCCGTGCCGATGCCCGCCCTGCCGGCGATGCTCGCCCACGTCAGCGATTTCGCCCCGAAATGCCCTCTCACGGACGTCACCAGCGTCAAAGCGGCGGTCCTCGACGAGGTGGTCGCGGCCGGTCTGCAGGAGCGCTTCGTCGGCGGTCACCCGATGACGGGCACCGAGAGCTCGGGTTGGGCGGCCGGCCATGCCGGGTTGTTCACGGCGGCACCGTGGGTCCTCAGCGTCGACGACCACGTGGACCCGGTGGTCTGGTGGATGGTGATGACGCTGGCGCTGGATTGCGGTGCGGTGGTGGTGCCGGCCAGATCCGACGAGCATGACGCCGCGGCGGCCGCCATCTCGCATCTGCCGCACCTGCTCGCCGAGGCGCTGGCCGTGACGGCCGCCGAGGTGCCGCTGGCCTTCGCGCTGGCCGCCGGGTCCTTCCGGGACGGCACCCGGGTGGCGGGCAGCGCCCCGGACCTGGTGCGCGCGATGTGCGAAAGCAACACGGCCCATCTGCTCACGGCGGTCGACCGGGTGATGGACCTGCTCAGCCGCGCCCGGGACTCGTTGGATTGGGACAACTCGGTGGCCGAACTCGTGGAGGCGGGCCATGCCGCGCGAACGCGCTACGACCGCTTTCCGCGCTCAGACATTTTCACCGTCACGATCGGCGCCGACGGCTGGCGCGAGGAGCTCGCCGCCGCCGGCCGGGCGGGCGGAGTGATCAGATCCGCTCTGCCAATCCGGGATAGTCCACGATGA
- a CDS encoding tRNA adenosine deaminase-associated protein, protein MGRERAATQGPSVDTPDGFGIAVVREEGQWRCSVMAPNSLTSLAAAETELRELRSAGAVFGLLDVDDEFFVIVRPAPSGTRLLLSDATAALDYDIAAEVLDKLDADIDPEDLEDSEPFEEGDLGLLSDIGLPEAVLGVILDESDLYADEQLGRIAREMGFADQLSAVIDRLGR, encoded by the coding sequence ATGGGACGAGAGCGGGCCGCGACGCAAGGCCCGTCCGTGGATACACCGGACGGCTTTGGCATCGCCGTTGTGCGCGAAGAGGGCCAATGGCGGTGTTCTGTGATGGCTCCCAATTCGCTGACGAGTCTGGCGGCCGCCGAGACAGAGCTGCGTGAACTGCGCAGCGCGGGAGCGGTCTTTGGGCTTCTCGACGTCGACGACGAGTTCTTCGTCATCGTGCGCCCCGCGCCGTCTGGAACTCGGTTGTTGTTGTCGGATGCCACGGCCGCATTGGATTACGACATTGCCGCCGAAGTTCTGGACAAGCTGGACGCCGACATCGATCCCGAGGACCTCGAGGACTCGGAACCGTTCGAAGAAGGCGATCTCGGGCTGCTGTCCGATATCGGTCTGCCCGAGGCGGTTCTGGGCGTCATCCTCGACGAGTCCGACCTGTATGCCGACGAGCAATTGGGCCGCATCGCTCGCGAGATGGGCTTTGCCGACCAGCTGTCGGCGGTGATCGACCGCCTCGGTCGGTGA
- a CDS encoding nucleoside deaminase, which produces MIADEDLIRAALAAAATAGPRDVPIGAVVVAADGTELARAVNAREALGDPTAHAEVLAIRAAAIVLGDGWRLEGATLAVTVEPCTMCAGALVLARVGRLVFGAWEPKTGAVGSLWDVVRDRRLNHRPQVRGGVLAAECAAPLEEFFARQRLG; this is translated from the coding sequence GTGATCGCGGACGAAGATCTGATCCGTGCCGCGCTGGCGGCCGCCGCGACGGCGGGCCCCCGTGATGTGCCGATCGGTGCAGTGGTCGTCGCCGCCGACGGGACCGAACTCGCCCGCGCGGTGAATGCCCGTGAGGCCCTTGGTGATCCGACCGCGCACGCGGAAGTCTTGGCGATCCGCGCGGCGGCCATCGTGCTGGGTGATGGGTGGCGGCTGGAGGGAGCGACTCTGGCGGTCACCGTCGAACCCTGCACGATGTGCGCGGGCGCGCTGGTGCTGGCGCGTGTTGGGCGGCTGGTGTTCGGCGCGTGGGAACCCAAGACCGGTGCGGTCGGATCGCTGTGGGACGTAGTCCGCGACCGCCGGCTCAATCACCGCCCGCAGGTGCGTGGCGGTGTGCTCGCCGCGGAGTGCGCCGCGCCACTGGAGGAGTTCTTCGCCCGCCAGCGATTGGGGTGA
- a CDS encoding MCE family protein yields the protein MPLLVSPSSAERVGRIVVRRVLVVGCCVALSVSGCAFHSLNSLPLPGAVGRGPGANVYHVELPNVGTMESNSPVMVDDVVVGSVGEMRVQGWHADVEISVKRDVVVPANVVATVGQTSLLGSMHVALSIPPGQQGGGRLQPGATIPLSRSTAYPSTEQTLSSLGAVVNGGGLGQIGEVIHNFSTALSGQEGAVRDLITRLDTIVGTLDQQRDNIVESLYALNRLSGTFADQRNILSEALRTIPSALDVLIKERPRLTEALDHLHAFSNTATRLVNDAQDDLVKNLKNLEPTIKALADVGPEFGMAIAGIFVFPFNQNFVDRAVRGDYFNISAELDLSIPRLKRGLMLGTHWGQPDMPIPPEPGDPYRMNYTLDPLHDPVRPPWVDPNALPLPGPPPGYDPRPGPPPATAPAEGGG from the coding sequence ATGCCACTGTTGGTCTCGCCGTCGAGCGCCGAGCGTGTCGGCCGGATTGTGGTGCGACGGGTGCTCGTCGTCGGTTGTTGTGTGGCGTTGTCGGTGTCGGGATGTGCCTTCCATAGCCTGAATTCGCTGCCGTTGCCCGGTGCGGTCGGGCGTGGGCCGGGGGCCAACGTCTATCACGTCGAGTTGCCGAATGTTGGGACGATGGAGTCGAATTCGCCGGTGATGGTCGACGACGTGGTCGTGGGCAGTGTCGGTGAGATGCGGGTGCAGGGTTGGCATGCCGACGTCGAGATCTCGGTCAAGCGCGATGTGGTGGTTCCGGCCAATGTGGTGGCCACCGTCGGGCAGACCAGTCTGCTGGGTTCGATGCATGTGGCGCTCAGTATTCCGCCAGGACAGCAGGGAGGCGGACGGCTACAGCCAGGCGCCACCATCCCGCTGAGCCGGTCGACGGCGTATCCGTCGACCGAGCAGACGTTGTCGTCGCTGGGCGCGGTCGTCAACGGCGGCGGACTGGGACAGATCGGGGAGGTCATCCACAACTTCTCCACCGCCCTATCCGGACAGGAGGGCGCCGTGCGTGATCTGATAACTCGCCTAGACACGATCGTCGGGACACTGGATCAGCAGCGGGACAACATCGTTGAGTCTCTTTACGCGTTGAACCGGCTGTCGGGCACCTTCGCCGACCAACGCAACATTTTGTCCGAGGCGCTGCGCACGATTCCCTCGGCGCTGGATGTGTTGATCAAGGAACGCCCGCGGCTGACGGAGGCGCTCGATCATCTGCACGCGTTCAGCAACACCGCCACCCGGCTGGTCAACGACGCTCAGGACGATCTGGTCAAGAACCTCAAGAATTTGGAACCGACCATCAAGGCGCTCGCCGATGTCGGACCGGAGTTCGGTATGGCGATCGCGGGCATTTTCGTGTTCCCGTTCAACCAGAACTTCGTCGACCGAGCGGTTCGCGGCGACTACTTCAACATCAGTGCCGAACTGGACCTGTCCATCCCACGACTCAAGCGGGGACTGATGTTAGGGACCCACTGGGGCCAGCCAGACATGCCGATACCGCCAGAGCCCGGAGATCCCTATCGGATGAACTACACCCTCGATCCCTTGCATGACCCGGTAAGGCCACCGTGGGTCGATCCCAACGCGCTGCCGCTGCCCGGGCCGCCGCCAGGATACGACCCCCGGCCCGGGCCGCCACCAGCGACGGCACCGGCGGAGGGCGGCGGATAG
- a CDS encoding alpha/beta fold hydrolase codes for MRFVLVHGGFHAAWCWERTIPELNRLGHDAVAVDIPGHGTRLREESTLANRRAAIVAVLRPGDVLVGHSGGGFDITLAADAASDLVAHTIYLAAALPREGRTYPEAMAMRNSEDGSFDADVGDMLGHLHFGDDGAMSFATFEGAWQYFYHDCDEQTARWAFARLCPERFGDTTTTPVSVPNFWAADLPRSYIRCLQDRSKPRWLSDVVATRLGVDPLTIDSSHSPFLSRPAELAELLVHATTTRPVAPLTPP; via the coding sequence ATGCGCTTCGTCCTCGTGCACGGCGGCTTTCACGCCGCATGGTGCTGGGAGCGGACCATCCCCGAACTGAACCGCCTCGGGCACGACGCGGTAGCGGTCGACATTCCCGGCCACGGCACGCGCCTCCGGGAGGAATCCACGCTCGCCAACCGGCGCGCCGCCATCGTCGCCGTCCTACGGCCGGGAGATGTCCTGGTCGGCCACTCCGGAGGTGGTTTCGACATCACCTTGGCCGCGGATGCAGCCAGTGACCTTGTCGCCCACACCATTTACTTGGCAGCCGCGCTGCCGCGTGAGGGCCGCACCTATCCCGAGGCAATGGCGATGCGCAACTCCGAAGACGGTTCGTTTGATGCCGATGTCGGAGACATGTTGGGCCACTTGCATTTTGGCGACGACGGCGCCATGAGCTTCGCCACCTTCGAAGGCGCGTGGCAATACTTCTACCACGACTGCGACGAGCAAACCGCACGATGGGCCTTCGCGCGTTTGTGCCCGGAGCGGTTCGGCGACACGACGACCACGCCCGTATCAGTACCCAATTTCTGGGCAGCCGACCTGCCACGCAGCTACATCCGCTGTCTACAGGACCGTTCGAAACCACGGTGGCTCTCCGATGTCGTAGCCACCCGTCTTGGTGTTGACCCGCTCACGATCGACTCCTCGCATTCTCCCTTCTTGAGCAGGCCTGCCGAGCTCGCCGAACTGCTCGTGCACGCGACCACCACCAGACCGGTCGCTCCGCTAACCCCGCCGTAG
- a CDS encoding TetR/AcrR family transcriptional regulator, with protein sequence MKRKADVEGRRRILCDAAIQILADEGAKGLTHRKVEQQAGLPDGTTSSYFRTRSALLRATAERVAELDAVDFEAVMRRCTPSEATTNATTLSVLADMVMRSSTGPGLDRSRARYELALHAHRDEVLQGAIEDAIAGFVTLSEQAVTQLQPGLVDRALVEKQARAITTFINGVIVRQVFGHPGVDSAAELTQQLHALVAGVAATHHVHKP encoded by the coding sequence ATGAAGCGGAAAGCTGATGTCGAAGGACGTCGCCGCATTCTGTGTGATGCAGCGATCCAAATCCTTGCCGACGAAGGTGCCAAGGGGCTCACTCACCGCAAAGTAGAGCAGCAAGCGGGGCTGCCTGACGGCACGACGTCATCGTATTTTCGCACCCGTTCGGCGTTGCTCCGCGCCACTGCCGAGCGGGTGGCTGAGCTGGATGCCGTCGATTTCGAAGCCGTGATGCGACGGTGCACTCCGTCGGAGGCCACAACGAACGCCACGACTTTGTCGGTGCTCGCCGACATGGTGATGCGGTCGTCGACCGGACCCGGCCTGGATCGCTCGCGGGCCCGCTACGAGTTGGCCTTGCATGCGCACCGAGACGAGGTTCTGCAGGGTGCCATCGAGGACGCGATTGCGGGCTTCGTAACGTTGAGCGAACAGGCGGTCACCCAACTGCAGCCCGGCCTTGTTGATCGCGCCCTCGTGGAGAAGCAGGCCCGTGCGATCACAACCTTCATCAACGGCGTGATCGTCCGGCAGGTGTTCGGACATCCCGGGGTCGATAGCGCGGCCGAACTCACCCAGCAACTGCACGCGCTGGTCGCCGGCGTCGCCGCCACCCATCACGTTCACAAACCCTAG
- a CDS encoding GGDEF domain-containing protein: MAWLATWWGQDHHFDWLTGYLQAHGLGSSTRKLLAGVAASLVLVPANVWLDPTLPLRPVALAYSVLAAVAGLRMAVLWLRGWPTRRQSLFFILTGSVIIGLGCLWQPQPLVGLMACSAMAVTGGYLAFFHTAKYMTLNFGLACAIAIVQAARLAAAGQPMLAFTGCFLVLELNAVVPLAIQIVVRALWVDLLRANRDPLTGLLNRRACDRAIVGRMLVGANHMFLMVAMIDLDRFKSLNDTHGHAAGDAALVAVAGALSAACSDTAIVGRVGGEEFLIAEIVTPEQRPGWGLDLCDAVAAVNASVTASVGIAAMALRGMVTDHADEAFRQVVAHADNAMYEAKRRGGNQTRHHEVAV; encoded by the coding sequence ATGGCGTGGCTGGCGACGTGGTGGGGGCAGGACCACCATTTCGACTGGCTGACAGGCTATTTGCAGGCGCACGGGCTGGGCTCGAGCACCCGCAAGCTGTTGGCTGGGGTGGCGGCCTCGTTGGTGCTCGTGCCGGCCAACGTCTGGTTGGATCCGACGTTGCCGCTGCGGCCGGTGGCGCTGGCGTATTCGGTGCTGGCTGCCGTGGCCGGGCTGAGGATGGCGGTGCTGTGGTTACGCGGGTGGCCGACCCGACGACAATCCCTTTTCTTCATTCTGACCGGCAGTGTGATCATCGGCCTCGGCTGCTTGTGGCAACCCCAGCCGCTGGTCGGGCTGATGGCATGCTCGGCCATGGCGGTTACCGGCGGTTACCTCGCGTTCTTCCACACCGCCAAGTACATGACCCTGAATTTTGGCCTGGCCTGCGCAATTGCGATCGTGCAAGCGGCGCGCCTGGCTGCCGCGGGGCAACCGATGCTGGCCTTCACCGGCTGCTTCCTGGTACTCGAACTCAACGCGGTCGTCCCGCTGGCCATCCAGATCGTCGTACGCGCACTCTGGGTGGATCTGCTGCGCGCTAACCGCGATCCGTTGACCGGCCTGCTGAATCGGCGCGCCTGCGATCGGGCCATTGTAGGGCGGATGCTCGTCGGCGCCAACCACATGTTTTTGATGGTGGCGATGATCGACCTGGACCGGTTCAAAAGCCTCAACGACACCCACGGACACGCCGCGGGCGACGCAGCGCTCGTCGCGGTCGCCGGCGCATTGAGCGCCGCCTGCAGCGACACCGCCATCGTCGGTCGCGTCGGTGGTGAGGAATTCTTGATCGCCGAAATCGTGACACCAGAACAGCGGCCCGGGTGGGGCCTGGACCTCTGTGACGCCGTGGCCGCAGTCAACGCCTCCGTGACCGCGAGCGTCGGAATCGCCGCGATGGCGCTGCGCGGCATGGTCACCGACCATGCCGACGAAGCGTTTCGCCAAGTGGTCGCCCATGCCGACAACGCCATGTATGAAGCCAAACGACGTGGGGGAAATCAAACCCGCCATCACGAGGTTGCGGTCTGA
- a CDS encoding isomerase: MAYKIDPDSLHTIAKQVVGLSLDDGELVTRAIELLADQYPDLVDPTPGRWVGSKAGGILGKVLFLYFSPREYIVIFGSPTGTQGFSGRYKHVDIHKFLMAGRIDSYDLESDDTKPMTLLPGESTCLERGRARGLTIHPGSWHIEYGRGAVATTLPFAMVDTLLVSLELESVRRSAVEFTKLVAKRFRR; the protein is encoded by the coding sequence ATGGCCTACAAAATCGACCCGGATTCGCTGCACACGATCGCTAAGCAAGTCGTCGGCCTGTCGCTGGACGACGGCGAGTTGGTCACGCGGGCAATCGAATTGCTTGCGGACCAATATCCTGATCTGGTCGATCCGACCCCGGGCCGATGGGTGGGCAGCAAGGCCGGCGGGATCCTCGGCAAGGTTCTTTTTCTCTACTTCAGCCCCCGTGAGTACATCGTGATTTTCGGTTCCCCCACTGGAACACAAGGCTTTTCGGGGCGCTACAAGCATGTGGACATCCACAAGTTCCTGATGGCCGGGCGAATCGATTCTTACGATCTCGAGTCGGACGACACGAAACCCATGACGCTGTTGCCCGGTGAAAGCACCTGCCTGGAGCGGGGCCGCGCGCGGGGGCTGACCATTCACCCCGGCTCGTGGCACATCGAGTACGGCCGCGGGGCGGTGGCCACCACGCTGCCGTTCGCAATGGTGGACACGCTGTTGGTGTCACTGGAACTCGAATCCGTCCGCCGCTCGGCGGTCGAATTCACCAAGCTGGTCGCCAAGCGCTTTCGCCGCTGA
- a CDS encoding TetR/AcrR family transcriptional regulator: protein MTPSGAARERRGTSAIRADESDATRGRPRDMQRRAAVISATRELLIANGYEEITLAGVARHAGVSRPFVYEHWGSKFALVEDAIFSVPGEYPAIDELPFADALTSLITGMVRVQSDPAYLAGMPGVATVLYSRPDLVEQVEARYMAPIRALWVRLIERGKAEGLVRSEVDGSALMDTMRGAVTLHTSVNKALGEAELIAHLRSLILHGISVGE from the coding sequence ATGACGCCGAGCGGTGCAGCGCGAGAGCGGCGGGGCACGTCGGCCATCCGAGCCGACGAGTCCGACGCGACGCGTGGGCGCCCGCGCGACATGCAGCGTCGCGCCGCGGTCATCTCCGCCACCCGGGAACTGTTGATCGCCAACGGCTACGAAGAAATCACCTTGGCCGGCGTCGCGCGTCATGCCGGGGTGTCGCGGCCGTTCGTCTACGAACACTGGGGCAGCAAGTTCGCGCTGGTCGAGGACGCCATCTTTTCCGTCCCGGGCGAATATCCCGCGATCGATGAACTCCCGTTCGCCGATGCATTGACCAGCCTGATCACCGGCATGGTGCGCGTCCAGTCCGATCCTGCCTACTTGGCGGGCATGCCGGGAGTCGCGACGGTGCTCTACAGCCGGCCCGACTTGGTCGAACAGGTCGAGGCGCGCTACATGGCGCCGATCCGGGCACTGTGGGTCCGACTGATCGAACGCGGAAAGGCCGAGGGTCTGGTCCGGTCGGAGGTCGACGGCAGTGCGCTGATGGACACCATGCGGGGTGCGGTCACGCTGCACACTTCGGTGAACAAGGCGCTGGGTGAGGCCGAGCTGATTGCGCACCTGAGGTCGTTAATCCTGCACGGGATCAGCGTCGGAGAATGA
- a CDS encoding SDR family NAD(P)-dependent oxidoreductase has product MKSLHALFDLTGRTAIVTGGTRGIGLAIAEGLIECGANVVVASRKADACAAAADKLQALGGGRAVGVPTHLGNLDAIDGLVNAAVAEFGGIDMVVNNAANALSLPLGEFTAEAWSKSFSVNLQGPVFLVQAALPHLRKSEHASILNVVSAGAFIYSPATSMYSAAKAAMVSFTRSMAAEFASQGIRVNALAPGSVDTDMARANPPEFIEVMKSAALLKRMAEATEMVPPALLLLSDAGSFITGQTIIADGGMVAR; this is encoded by the coding sequence ATGAAATCGCTGCACGCACTCTTCGACCTCACCGGTCGCACCGCCATCGTCACCGGGGGCACCCGAGGCATCGGGCTGGCGATCGCCGAGGGGTTGATCGAGTGCGGGGCGAATGTGGTTGTCGCCAGCCGAAAGGCCGATGCCTGCGCGGCGGCCGCCGACAAGCTGCAGGCCCTTGGCGGCGGTCGCGCCGTCGGTGTGCCCACGCATCTGGGGAACCTGGATGCCATCGACGGTCTTGTCAATGCCGCCGTCGCGGAGTTCGGCGGCATCGACATGGTGGTCAACAACGCCGCCAATGCCCTCTCGCTGCCGCTGGGCGAGTTCACCGCGGAAGCGTGGTCGAAGTCGTTCTCCGTCAACCTGCAAGGTCCGGTCTTCCTGGTGCAGGCGGCGTTACCGCACCTACGCAAAAGCGAGCACGCGTCGATCCTGAACGTCGTCTCCGCCGGCGCCTTCATCTATTCGCCTGCGACGTCGATGTATTCGGCGGCGAAGGCCGCGATGGTGTCGTTCACGCGGTCCATGGCTGCGGAGTTCGCGTCACAGGGGATTCGAGTCAACGCCCTGGCGCCCGGTTCGGTCGATACCGACATGGCGCGGGCCAACCCGCCGGAGTTCATCGAGGTGATGAAGTCGGCCGCGCTGCTGAAGCGGATGGCCGAGGCCACCGAAATGGTTCCTCCCGCACTGCTTTTGCTTTCCGACGCGGGAAGTTTCATCACCGGGCAGACCATCATCGCCGACGGCGGCATGGTGGCCAGGTAG
- a CDS encoding nuclear transport factor 2 family protein, producing MAGISALDLDAVLAELHDDVRFELPYEDAVPDSGQDGIRELLGSMFGMFEKFTITLTDIYDLLDPDMLVARYRGDALGRDKPVVYQNDYIGVFEFRDGKITLWREFDNPMVSAAMVAGFAANSSGAGS from the coding sequence ATGGCCGGCATCAGCGCGCTCGACCTCGACGCGGTCCTCGCCGAACTTCACGACGATGTCCGATTCGAATTGCCTTACGAGGACGCGGTTCCCGACTCCGGCCAAGACGGCATTCGTGAGCTGCTCGGGTCCATGTTCGGAATGTTCGAGAAGTTCACGATCACGCTGACCGACATCTACGACCTGCTCGACCCGGACATGTTGGTGGCGCGCTATCGGGGTGACGCCCTGGGTCGGGACAAGCCCGTCGTCTACCAGAACGACTACATCGGCGTGTTCGAGTTTCGCGACGGCAAGATCACGCTATGGCGCGAGTTCGACAATCCCATGGTGTCGGCAGCGATGGTCGCGGGGTTCGCCGCCAACTCCTCCGGGGCCGGCTCATGA
- a CDS encoding enoyl-CoA hydratase/isomerase family protein yields the protein MSAAISVERLDDGAIAIVTINRPQRRNALDSQTLVDMHRLLDGLNGDPGLRAIVMTGAGVSFCSGADLKSQPDDLSDSAGVPYAELRSAAASTVAVTMAAQELMASAFEKIHRLRVPVIAAVNGFALGGGFALALACDIRYAAESATFGAVFIRHGVSACDMGTSYFLPRLVGASRAAELMLTGRVFGAAEAMTIGLVLEVVDAASLLDTAIAKAREIAQNSPLAVWMTKETMWQTIDSPSLRHALDLENRTQVMCTGTGDLANSFAAFRDDGTARWNPL from the coding sequence ATGAGCGCCGCGATCTCCGTCGAGCGCCTTGACGACGGTGCGATCGCCATCGTGACAATCAACCGCCCGCAACGCCGAAATGCGTTGGACTCACAGACTCTCGTCGACATGCATCGGCTGCTGGACGGACTGAACGGCGATCCCGGGCTGCGTGCAATCGTGATGACCGGCGCGGGTGTCTCGTTCTGCTCCGGTGCCGACCTGAAATCGCAGCCCGACGATCTGTCCGACAGCGCCGGCGTCCCGTATGCCGAGCTCCGCTCGGCGGCCGCCTCGACCGTCGCCGTCACGATGGCTGCACAAGAACTGATGGCCTCGGCCTTCGAGAAGATCCACCGGCTGCGGGTACCCGTCATCGCCGCGGTCAACGGATTCGCGTTGGGCGGCGGCTTCGCGTTGGCGTTGGCTTGCGATATCCGGTATGCCGCCGAATCGGCGACCTTTGGTGCGGTTTTCATCCGGCACGGGGTGTCGGCATGCGACATGGGCACCAGCTACTTCCTGCCGCGCTTAGTCGGAGCGTCGCGGGCCGCCGAATTGATGCTCACCGGGCGTGTTTTCGGCGCGGCCGAAGCGATGACCATCGGATTGGTGCTCGAGGTGGTCGACGCCGCGAGCCTGCTCGACACCGCAATCGCCAAAGCCCGTGAGATAGCGCAGAACTCGCCGTTGGCGGTCTGGATGACCAAAGAAACGATGTGGCAGACCATCGACTCGCCGAGTCTGCGCCACGCGCTCGACCTCGAAAACCGGACACAGGTGATGTGCACGGGCACAGGGGATCTGGCCAACTCGTTCGCCGCCTTCCGCGACGACGGGACCGCTCGTTGGAATCCACTGTGA
- a CDS encoding nitronate monooxygenase encodes MANSLCERLGIEFPLFAFSHCRDVVAEVSKAGGYGVLGALAYNAERLEVELSWIDEHVGGRPYGVDFAMPEKFVGKGEPFSLDALRELIPASHTEHMEKVLANHGVPPLPEDAERRVIAAGLGVEAEGPGQVEVALRHPVSMIVNALGPPPAYAITAAHEKGVLVGALSGSPRHARRNVDAGVDVIIAQGGEAGGHTGEIATMVLVPAVVDEVGPDIPVLAAGGIGNGRQMAAAMALGAQGAWTGSLWLTVAEAATEPWVVENLLKAGYSDTVRSRAMTGKPARQIRTEWTAAWEGPDNPEPLPMPLQGIVYADASARFMRARSSALSGSPVGQIVGSINKVRRSRDVVLDIVEEYLATVRRLAEDG; translated from the coding sequence ATGGCGAATTCCCTGTGTGAGCGCCTCGGTATCGAGTTCCCGCTCTTCGCGTTCTCGCACTGCCGCGACGTGGTCGCCGAGGTCAGCAAGGCCGGCGGATATGGGGTGCTGGGCGCGCTGGCCTACAACGCCGAGCGCCTCGAGGTCGAGCTGTCCTGGATCGACGAGCACGTCGGCGGCCGGCCGTACGGGGTGGATTTCGCGATGCCGGAAAAGTTCGTCGGCAAGGGCGAGCCCTTCAGCCTTGATGCGCTGCGCGAGCTCATTCCGGCCAGCCACACCGAACACATGGAGAAAGTGCTCGCCAACCACGGCGTGCCGCCGCTGCCGGAGGACGCCGAGCGGCGGGTGATCGCCGCCGGCCTCGGAGTCGAGGCCGAAGGGCCGGGTCAGGTAGAGGTCGCGCTGCGACACCCGGTGTCGATGATCGTCAACGCGCTGGGGCCGCCACCGGCCTACGCCATCACGGCCGCACACGAAAAGGGCGTCCTGGTAGGCGCGTTGAGTGGTTCGCCACGTCATGCTCGGCGCAACGTCGATGCGGGAGTCGACGTGATCATCGCCCAGGGCGGCGAGGCCGGGGGACACACCGGCGAGATCGCCACGATGGTGCTGGTGCCCGCGGTCGTCGATGAGGTCGGGCCGGACATCCCCGTGTTGGCCGCCGGCGGCATCGGTAACGGCCGGCAGATGGCGGCCGCGATGGCTCTCGGCGCACAAGGGGCTTGGACCGGATCGCTGTGGCTGACGGTCGCCGAAGCCGCGACGGAGCCGTGGGTCGTCGAGAACCTGTTGAAGGCCGGGTACTCCGACACGGTCCGCTCGCGCGCGATGACCGGTAAGCCGGCCCGCCAGATCCGCACCGAATGGACCGCGGCCTGGGAAGGCCCCGACAATCCTGAGCCGCTGCCAATGCCGTTGCAGGGCATCGTGTATGCGGACGCATCCGCACGGTTCATGCGGGCGCGCTCGAGCGCCTTGTCCGGTTCCCCGGTGGGGCAGATCGTCGGGTCGATTAACAAGGTGCGGCGCTCGCGCGACGTGGTTCTCGACATCGTCGAGGAGTACCTCGCCACGGTGCGGCGACTGGCAGAAGACGGCTGA